The following coding sequences lie in one Lolium perenne isolate Kyuss_39 chromosome 2, Kyuss_2.0, whole genome shotgun sequence genomic window:
- the LOC127335004 gene encoding uncharacterized protein — translation MARSKRDRPGDAPASISASMAPASTPRPSLTASISASMAPSSEKNTTIFRSEAWQSVDADAGYPDWVLLNMTARISKDANETTAKYCAILEGRTEALEVTFCLVHPPDVSRFSVHSPGLRDSDPPPFILCAEGPFVLFCVTLNKYQHFFVYTASGEPSLHRLPEPDRKALETQQFGLLPCSSSLHYQVVFLDTEWTESTDHDIQYYAYVYSSKTTAWRRSKPPLLHLSGSDQAYFEIYGHASCKQITVGADSVGWVDLQFGIILARHLSSDRPLVEFIALPRSRVCITDKDNDPYYAPEFFCDVICCGHNMIRFVELDFDRPDCRINGNRWKAITWDRHISWDDWHKGYTVDVDDIYVDQSYSSLLPELLNEETQLLELRELEILIPTLSMHEESLLYMMAKLKDEDSTAWILTIDLKHAALKGIVQVLAKPFYTITFCCPCDFPKYLSGTTTTPRKELVELDASHNKQKKKNDRSHKHEALDQGKYCKKGGLKQGNTHKQEGLNQGERQSKANNRVEPMSRWLLCLSWCMMLVSIIIMTLTFSPMSPIKGYGM, via the exons ATGGCGCGCTCTAAAAGAGATCGCCCCGGTGATGCTCCAGCCTCAATCTCCGCATCCATGGCGCCCGCCTCGACCCCACGTCCTTCCCTAACAGCCTCAATCTCCGCATCCATGGCGCCCTCCTCAGAAAAAAACACCACCATCTTTCGATCCGAGGCGTGGCAATCCGTCGACGCCGACGCCGGTTATCCCGACTGGGTTCTTCTCAACATGACCGCGAGGATCTCCAAGGACGCGAACGAGACTACGGCCAAGTACTGCGCAATCTTGGAGGGGAGGACCGAGGCCCTCGAGGTGACCTTCTGCCTCGTCCACCCGCCGGACGTCTCCCGCTTCTCCGTCCACTCCCCCGGCCTTCGAGACTCCGACCCGCCGCCCTTCATCCTCTGCGCCGAGGGACCCTTCGTCCTCTTCTGCGTCACTCTCAACAAGTACCAACACTTCTTCGTCTACACCGCCAGCGGGGAGCCCTCACTGCACCGGCTTCCGGAACCAGACCGCAAGGCACTTGAGACGCAGCAATTCGGTCTCTTGCCCTGCAGCAGCAGCCTACACTACCAGGTGGTCTTCCTCGATACAGAGTGGACAGAATCCACCGATCACGACATTCAGTATTATGCCTATGTGTACTCgtccaagaccacagcctggaggAGAAGCAAGCCACCATTGCTGCACCTGTCTGGGTCGGACCAGGCCTACTTCGAAATTTATGGCCACGCCAGCTGCAAGCAGATCACCGTTGGAGCAGACTCGGTTGGCTGGGTTGACCTCCAGTTTGGTATAATTCTTGCACGCCACCTCTCCAGCGACCGTCCACTCGTCGAATTCATCGCACTCCCAAGATCAAGGGTTTGCATCACTGACAAGGATAATGACCCTTACTATGCCCCTGAATTTTTCTGCGACGTCATCTGCTGCGgccataatatgatcagatttgtGGAGTTAGATTTCGATAGACCTGACTGCAGGATAAATGGTAACCGTTGGAAAGCCATCACCTGGGACAGGCACATCTCTTGGGATGATTGGCACAAGGGATACACTGTCGATGTTGATGACATCTATGTTGACCAAAGCTATTCTTCTTTGTTGCCTGAGTTGTTGAATGAGGAAACCCAGCTACTCGAGCTTAGGGAACTGGAGATCCTTATCCCCACCCTGAGCATGCACGAAGAGAGTCTTCTTTACATGATGGCCAAGCTGAAGGACGAAGATAGCACCGCCTGGATTCTCACTATTGACCTGAAACATGCTGCTCTGAAAGGAATTGTCCAAGTTTTGGCTAAACCTTTCTATACCATCACGTTTTGCTGTCCATGCGACTTCcccaagtacctttctg GTACCACCACCACACCCCGTAAGGAACTTGTTGAACTTGATGCTTCCCACAACAAGCAGAAAAAGAAGAACGACCGATCTCACAAGCATGAGGCTCTGGATCAAGGGAAATATTGCAAGAAGGGGGGTCTGAAGCAAGGAAACACTCACAAGCAGGAGGGTTTAAATCAAGGGGAACGACAGAGCAAGGCAAATAATAGGGTGGAGCCTATGAGTAGATGGTTATTGTGCTTGTCCTGGTGCATGATGTTGGTATCGATCATCATAATGACCTTGACTTTTAGTCCCATGTCCCCAATCAAGGGTTATGGCATGTAA